A single Nostoc sp. PCC 7107 DNA region contains:
- a CDS encoding Gfo/Idh/MocA family protein, translated as MTGTNKIRYAVVGLGWFAQEAALPAFTNTDNSELVALVSDDATKLQEISQKYDIQHTYSYEEYEDCLTSGEIDAVYIALPNHLHREYTVRAANQAIHVLCEKPMAVTEEECEAMIKAAKDNDVKLMIAYRLHLEPANLQAVEIVRSQQIGEARVFNSVFTQQVEGGNIRLRNVTGGGTIYDIGIYCINAARYLFQDEPTEVFAVAASKGEKRFSEVEEMASVILRFPNERLATFTCSFGAAKVSTYQVVGTKGDLRVESAYTWHGELKHYLTINGETQEQTFAQHDQLAAEFKYFSDCILQDQDPEPSGIEGLNDVCIIEAIYQSIETGQPVPVQTRDRSQRPTSDQTIKRPTNEDQPELIRAAAPAGNS; from the coding sequence ATGACGGGTACAAACAAAATTCGTTACGCAGTTGTTGGTTTAGGTTGGTTTGCTCAAGAAGCGGCTTTACCTGCATTTACTAACACCGATAACTCTGAATTAGTTGCTTTAGTTTCTGATGATGCGACAAAACTGCAAGAAATTAGCCAAAAGTATGACATTCAACATACTTACTCTTATGAGGAATATGAAGACTGTTTGACCAGTGGTGAGATTGATGCTGTTTATATCGCTTTACCCAATCACTTACATCGAGAATATACTGTACGTGCAGCTAATCAAGCAATTCATGTGCTGTGTGAAAAGCCAATGGCTGTAACTGAAGAAGAATGTGAAGCCATGATTAAGGCTGCAAAAGATAACGATGTTAAGCTGATGATTGCTTATCGATTACACTTAGAACCAGCCAACTTGCAGGCTGTAGAAATTGTGCGATCGCAGCAAATCGGTGAAGCACGTGTTTTCAACTCTGTTTTTACTCAACAAGTCGAAGGCGGTAATATTCGTTTACGCAATGTTACAGGTGGCGGAACCATCTATGACATTGGTATTTACTGCATTAACGCTGCACGTTATCTATTTCAAGATGAACCAACAGAAGTATTTGCTGTAGCTGCGAGTAAAGGTGAAAAACGCTTCAGCGAGGTAGAAGAAATGGCCAGCGTCATCTTACGCTTTCCCAACGAACGACTGGCGACCTTTACCTGTAGTTTTGGAGCCGCCAAGGTTTCAACTTATCAAGTTGTAGGAACTAAAGGCGATTTACGTGTAGAATCCGCCTATACATGGCACGGAGAACTCAAGCACTACCTCACTATTAATGGTGAAACCCAAGAGCAGACTTTTGCACAACATGATCAGTTAGCGGCTGAATTCAAATATTTCTCAGATTGCATTCTCCAAGACCAAGACCCAGAGCCATCGGGAATCGAAGGATTGAACGATGTTTGCATCATTGAGGCAATCTACCAATCTATTGAAACAGGTCAACCAGTGCCAGTGCAAACTCGCGATCGCTCTCAACGTCCTACATCAGATCAAACAATTAAACGTCCAACCAACGAAGATCAGCCAGAACTAATCCGTGCTGCTGCACCTGCCGGTAATTCTTAA